A portion of the Cryptomeria japonica chromosome 5, Sugi_1.0, whole genome shotgun sequence genome contains these proteins:
- the LOC131032813 gene encoding uncharacterized protein LOC131032813, with amino-acid sequence MEKYERVEKPRPEVPIMDNEIRIASLGWPRKYITNAITLLGDRGVSTVVLKAMGNAISKAVKVAEVIKRRIPNLHQNTTIGSAAVSYTREPVKEGLLPLETMRHVSIITITLSTTQLDTSSTGYQPPLPVDQVKPMLEYENEGEDSQFVSGKARARGRGTGRGVISVSQAQPQYVNGSLNDNGRGGHRRGSFGHVGNYSENGFGRGQGRGEGRNGGNGEDGWQVVSRARGRGMGRARARGGRN; translated from the coding sequence ATGGAGAAATATGAGCGAGTAGAGAAGCCTCGCCCTGAGGTCCCTATTATGGATAACGAGATTCGCATAGCTAGCCTGGGGTGGCCTAGGAAGTATATTACAAATGCAATAACTCTTCTCGGAGACAGAGGTGTATCTACAGTTGTGTTGAAGGCAATGGGAAATGCAATTAGTAAGGCAGTAAAAGTTGCAGAGGTCATTAAGAGGAGGATTCCAAATCTTCACCAGAACACAACAATTGGCTCTGCTGCTGTATCATATACTAGGGAGCCTGTCAAGGAAGGCCTTTTGCCTTTGGAAACAATGAGGCACGTATCCATTATAACAATCACTTTGTCCACAACGCAACTTGACACATCATCTACTGGTTATCAACCACCACTGCCAGTTGATCAAGTTAAGCCTATGCTTGAATATGAAAATGAGGGAGAGGATTCTCAATTTGTATCGGGCAAAGCTCGAGCTCGTGGGAGGGGAACTGGAAGAGGAGTTATTTCTGTTTCTCAAGCTCAACCACAATATGTCAATGGTAGTTTGAACGACAATGGTAGGGGAGGTCATAGGAGGGGCAGTTTTGGTCATGTTGGTAATTATAGTGAAAATGGCTTTGGTAGAGGCCAAGGTCGTGGTGAAGGTAGAAATGGTGGTAATGGTGAAGATGGATGGCAAGTAGTTTCTCGAGCCAGAGGGCGTGGCATGGGGAGGGCACGAGCAAGGGGTGGCAGGAATTAA